A single Tenacibaculum sp. 190524A02b DNA region contains:
- a CDS encoding exonuclease domain-containing protein — MDFLAIDVETANSDMASICQIGFVVYDKGEIVKEWSSLINPEDYFDYWNESVHKITESDVEGSPVFPDVYDFLKEHLEGNVGVCHTHFDRVSLNKVCLKYGLPIIPVKWVDTAKVARRCWGEFSYKGYGLANVCDKLGYVFKHHDALEDAKAAAHILISAIKETENTLDDWIIRIDKPISLNGGSYDNSISKEGNPNGNLYGEVLVFTGSLQIPRKEASVLASEIGCKVDNSVTKKTTLLVVGDQDITKLSGKKKSSKHLKAENLQAKGQSIRVIKESDFLALYESNVEKVLR, encoded by the coding sequence ATGGATTTTTTAGCGATAGATGTAGAAACTGCAAACTCGGATATGGCTTCTATTTGTCAAATAGGTTTTGTAGTTTATGATAAGGGTGAAATAGTAAAGGAGTGGTCTAGTTTAATTAATCCGGAGGATTATTTTGATTATTGGAACGAATCAGTTCATAAAATTACTGAAAGTGATGTAGAAGGGAGTCCTGTTTTTCCTGATGTTTATGATTTTTTAAAAGAACACTTGGAAGGAAATGTTGGTGTTTGTCATACACATTTTGATAGGGTTTCATTAAATAAGGTTTGTCTGAAGTATGGTTTGCCAATAATTCCAGTTAAATGGGTGGATACAGCTAAGGTTGCAAGAAGGTGTTGGGGTGAATTTTCTTATAAAGGTTATGGATTGGCTAATGTTTGTGATAAGTTAGGGTATGTTTTTAAACATCACGATGCTTTAGAAGATGCAAAAGCGGCGGCACATATTCTAATTTCTGCTATTAAAGAAACAGAGAATACGTTAGATGATTGGATTATTAGAATTGATAAGCCAATTTCATTAAATGGTGGTTCTTATGATAATTCTATTTCAAAAGAAGGAAATCCTAACGGTAACTTGTATGGTGAGGTATTAGTATTTACGGGTTCTTTACAAATACCTAGAAAAGAGGCGTCTGTGCTTGCGTCTGAAATAGGGTGTAAGGTTGATAATAGTGTTACTAAAAAGACAACTCTTTTGGTTGTTGGTGATCAGGATATTACTAAGTTATCGGGGAAAAAGAAAAGCTCAAAACATTTAAAAGCTGAAAACTTACAAGCTAAAGGGCAAAGTATTAGGGTTATTAAAGAGTCTGATTTTCTTGCTCTTTATGAGTCTAATGTTGAGAAGGTGTTGAGATGA
- a CDS encoding response regulator transcription factor has translation MEDVVRVHVAEDHYITLMGYKALLSQFNCEIVSVSKNGLETIKWAESNKEEADVLLLDISMKLLNGLEAFQYMQKQNINIPTVVFTSHLDESLIKIAFDCGALSYVCKSDPTFNMPKAVLAAAKGEKFIPDYVQEIIDKSNLFKPRASKIMNFSKPLSPNELKTLELIVEEKDTSEIVQELKISKSSFYTVIERIREKANVKNNIALVKKLFRNNY, from the coding sequence ATGGAAGACGTTGTAAGAGTTCATGTTGCAGAGGATCATTACATTACATTGATGGGGTATAAAGCTCTTTTAAGTCAATTTAACTGTGAAATAGTTAGTGTTAGTAAAAACGGATTAGAAACAATAAAGTGGGCAGAAAGTAATAAAGAGGAAGCAGATGTTTTATTGCTTGACATATCAATGAAGTTGTTAAATGGATTAGAAGCTTTTCAGTATATGCAAAAGCAGAATATTAATATACCTACTGTAGTTTTTACTTCTCATTTAGATGAGAGTTTAATTAAAATTGCTTTTGATTGTGGTGCGCTTTCATATGTGTGCAAGTCAGACCCAACGTTTAATATGCCTAAAGCAGTATTGGCAGCAGCTAAAGGAGAAAAATTTATTCCTGATTATGTTCAGGAAATTATAGATAAAAGCAATTTATTTAAGCCAAGGGCTAGTAAAATAATGAATTTTAGTAAACCCTTATCACCAAATGAGCTTAAAACATTAGAGTTAATAGTAGAAGAAAAAGACACAAGTGAAATAGTACAAGAGCTAAAGATATCTAAAAGTTCTTTTTACACAGTCATTGAAAGGATTAGGGAAAAAGCTAATGTAAAAAATAACATAGCTTTAGTTAAGAAATTATTTAGGAACAATTATTAA
- a CDS encoding T9SS type A sorting domain-containing protein — MILKNYILFIFLIIVGISTPLNAQTSDEQIDPGLAGSFNVEKFDYLLDEKIKLPGLANFEKYNIRIRANVRAPKANGTFPLVLIMHGKHNTCYVKEGSNGFELFPCDGPNLNSLGDSKEIPNHAGYDYLLDFLASHGYIAVSVDTNDILMANFIERGNQNPFRDEAMQARAELLQAHLDLLKNANNNAQLLNGNFVSKIDFNNIITVGHSRGGEGVVSHFIHNAKQQNPYSIKGVFAVAPTNYNNFSHPEMTYAVMLPYCDGDLTDLPGIWNYDRQTEVSNKAAHQILLKGANHNYFNTVWTPNMFPAATFDDWESLTRNDQNKGAFCGNNSNRFGPTKQRNILKAYLHSFIKKYVDNNNKYAEPILGTNIEAPSTTQLVNNEVHVSYQAPKEEKVLIHRVKDAQTTSQTSTGGSITHNGINLKVCGNTLCGDARYDDHNNPNENEGLPRIIASWENTREGWFELSIPNSLRNASKYTHLTFRTGYTAQPPWQINRNNGDPKDFVIKITDLNGQSTETTVTKFSSALYHPQGTYGNVTPHNVANTVAIPMEAFQGVDFSSVASIRFVFNQSDAGEVYFTDFAFTNYNGGSGDPLSTEDNYIVDKLALNLFPNPAKDIINIRHGAEINSVKVVNLNGQVLYTNKFEDHKKQKAITVTDFARGIYLVIINNKHHKKLILN; from the coding sequence ATGATTTTAAAAAACTATATTTTATTTATTTTTTTGATCATCGTTGGCATTTCAACCCCCTTAAATGCACAAACGAGTGATGAACAAATTGACCCAGGACTTGCTGGTAGTTTTAATGTAGAAAAGTTTGACTACTTACTAGATGAAAAAATTAAACTTCCTGGACTTGCTAACTTTGAAAAGTACAACATTAGAATTAGAGCTAATGTAAGAGCTCCAAAAGCTAACGGAACATTCCCTTTAGTTCTTATTATGCATGGAAAGCATAATACATGCTATGTAAAAGAAGGGTCTAATGGATTTGAATTATTTCCTTGTGATGGACCAAACTTAAACTCTTTAGGAGACTCTAAGGAAATTCCTAATCATGCTGGCTATGACTATTTATTAGACTTCTTAGCATCTCATGGTTATATAGCTGTTTCAGTTGACACTAACGATATTTTAATGGCTAACTTTATTGAAAGAGGTAACCAAAACCCTTTTAGAGATGAAGCCATGCAAGCTAGAGCTGAATTATTACAAGCACACTTAGATCTATTAAAAAATGCTAATAATAATGCTCAATTATTAAATGGTAATTTTGTAAGCAAAATAGATTTTAATAACATTATAACTGTAGGGCACTCTAGAGGAGGAGAAGGTGTTGTTAGTCATTTTATACACAACGCAAAACAACAAAACCCATATAGTATTAAAGGTGTATTTGCAGTAGCCCCAACAAATTACAATAACTTTAGTCATCCAGAAATGACCTATGCTGTAATGTTACCTTATTGTGATGGTGACTTAACTGATTTACCGGGTATTTGGAATTATGACAGACAAACTGAAGTTAGTAATAAAGCGGCTCATCAAATCTTATTAAAAGGTGCCAATCATAACTATTTTAATACTGTATGGACTCCTAATATGTTCCCTGCTGCTACTTTTGATGATTGGGAAAGTTTAACTAGGAACGACCAAAACAAAGGTGCTTTCTGTGGAAACAACAGCAACAGATTTGGTCCAACTAAACAAAGAAATATTTTAAAAGCGTATTTGCATTCTTTTATAAAGAAATATGTAGATAACAACAATAAATATGCTGAGCCAATTTTAGGAACTAACATTGAAGCTCCTTCTACTACTCAATTAGTAAATAACGAAGTGCATGTATCTTACCAAGCTCCTAAAGAAGAAAAAGTATTAATTCATAGAGTAAAGGACGCTCAAACAACCAGTCAAACTTCTACTGGAGGAAGCATTACTCATAATGGAATTAATTTAAAAGTTTGTGGAAATACTTTATGTGGTGATGCTAGATACGATGATCACAATAACCCAAATGAAAATGAAGGGCTACCTCGTATTATTGCTTCATGGGAAAATACTAGAGAGGGATGGTTTGAATTATCTATACCTAATAGCTTGAGAAATGCTAGCAAGTATACACACTTAACTTTTAGAACAGGTTATACTGCACAACCGCCTTGGCAAATAAATAGAAACAACGGAGATCCAAAGGATTTTGTAATCAAAATTACAGATTTAAACGGTCAAAGTACTGAAACAACAGTTACTAAGTTTTCATCTGCATTATACCACCCGCAAGGAACTTACGGTAATGTTACCCCTCATAATGTAGCAAATACTGTTGCTATTCCTATGGAAGCATTTCAAGGAGTTGATTTTAGTTCTGTAGCTTCAATTCGATTTGTATTCAATCAATCTGATGCTGGTGAGGTATACTTTACTGATTTTGCATTCACTAATTACAATGGTGGTTCAGGAGATCCTCTTAGCACTGAAGATAATTATATAGTTGACAAATTAGCTTTAAACTTATTCCCTAACCCAGCTAAAGATATTATTAATATAAGACATGGAGCAGAAATAAACAGTGTTAAAGTGGTTAACTTAAATGGTCAAGTTTTATATACCAATAAATTTGAAGATCATAAAAAGCAAAAAGCTATTACTGTAACAGATTTCGCTAGAGGTATTTACTTAGTGATCATTAATAATAAACATCATAAAAAGCTAATACTTAACTAA
- a CDS encoding replicative DNA helicase has protein sequence MSVKNSHSVLIPPQATGLEKTVLGALLIDSKAFGEVESILVKEVFYLPEHQEVFVAMKSLFESNYPIDLQTVAEKLKSLGKLKDSGVMLLVELTQSVGSTANIKFHAEVLKEKYVKRKVIEVSNRISKLAYNEEVSPNELLELMGQELSSVDDVLNVESSAVTWREAMVSLPEHVQRLSNSNGEITGLPTGLKALDNHFSGWQPQDFIVIGGDSGMGKTAFVMCTMLACAQRGDSVGMFSMEMSVKQLAIRAAAVNSNFHMNQLMRTGFDKDKYFQSLYSVVDEMKEYPIHIDDKPALTVAEMKRKARSLKRKHGIKILVIDFIQMFSGDKELRLNIGEAARECKNLAKELDIPVIALSQISREVRKSKYHLPKKYHLKEASAIEEAADVIGMLYRPSYYGYNPEDYSGLYEELGLYGEENACLLVEKNRNGSLGTVGLRYIEDKTKYVDGVVESNSLV, from the coding sequence ATGAGCGTAAAAAATTCTCACTCGGTTTTGATTCCTCCACAAGCAACAGGTTTAGAAAAAACAGTTTTAGGTGCTTTGTTGATTGATAGCAAGGCTTTCGGGGAAGTTGAAAGTATATTGGTTAAAGAGGTTTTTTATCTCCCAGAACATCAGGAGGTATTTGTGGCTATGAAAAGTTTATTTGAAAGTAACTACCCTATAGATCTTCAAACAGTTGCAGAAAAGCTGAAATCATTAGGTAAGTTAAAAGACTCAGGGGTGATGTTGTTGGTTGAGTTAACACAGTCGGTAGGTTCAACGGCTAACATCAAATTTCATGCGGAGGTTCTTAAAGAGAAGTATGTAAAACGAAAAGTAATAGAAGTTTCAAACAGGATTTCAAAATTAGCTTATAATGAGGAGGTTTCACCAAATGAACTTTTAGAGTTAATGGGGCAAGAATTGTCTAGTGTAGATGATGTTTTAAATGTTGAGTCTTCGGCTGTAACTTGGAGAGAAGCAATGGTTAGTTTACCTGAGCATGTTCAGAGATTGTCGAATAGTAATGGAGAAATTACGGGTTTGCCAACTGGTTTGAAAGCATTAGATAATCATTTTTCTGGTTGGCAGCCGCAAGATTTTATAGTTATTGGAGGTGATAGTGGAATGGGTAAAACTGCTTTTGTGATGTGTACAATGTTGGCTTGTGCGCAGCGTGGAGATTCGGTTGGGATGTTTAGTATGGAAATGAGTGTTAAGCAACTTGCTATTAGAGCAGCGGCTGTTAATTCTAATTTTCATATGAATCAGTTGATGAGGACAGGTTTTGATAAGGATAAATATTTTCAATCATTGTATTCGGTAGTAGATGAGATGAAGGAGTATCCAATTCATATTGATGACAAGCCAGCTTTAACTGTTGCTGAAATGAAAAGAAAGGCTAGGTCGTTAAAACGTAAACATGGTATTAAAATATTGGTTATTGATTTTATACAAATGTTTTCAGGGGATAAAGAATTAAGGTTGAATATAGGTGAGGCGGCTAGAGAGTGTAAAAATTTGGCTAAAGAATTAGATATTCCAGTGATTGCGTTGTCGCAAATAAGTAGAGAAGTTAGGAAGAGTAAATATCATTTACCTAAGAAGTATCATTTAAAGGAAGCTTCTGCAATAGAAGAAGCAGCAGATGTGATAGGTATGTTGTATAGGCCTAGTTACTACGGATATAACCCAGAAGATTATAGTGGTTTGTATGAAGAGTTGGGGTTGTATGGAGAAGAGAATGCGTGTTTGTTAGTAGAGAAGAATAGGAATGGTTCACTAGGAACTGTAGGTTTAAGGTATATCGAAGATAAGACCAAGTATGTAGATGGTGTTGTTG